GATATATTCCCGTATCTTTGAGCTGCTTATAATTATCCCTCTTTTTTTGCAGGCAGGGATTACAGACACCTTAAAACCAAACTTTTTCCCAAGCTCCTTCAAATATTCTATAGTGCCTGTTCTACCTTTTCCAAATGCGTAATCATGGCCTACCCAGACCTCTTTTGCCTTCAATTGTTTTACCAGCACATCTTCTGCAAACTCCCCTGGATGCTGAGAGGCAAATTCTTTTGTAAATCTGGCAAGGATTAGATAATCTATGCCCGATGCCTTTATCAATTCTATCTTTTCTTTCAATGTTGTAAGCAGCAGCGGGCTCTTATGCGGCGCAACTATCTTTAATGGATGGGGTTCAAATGTATAAACAACAGATGGAAACTTTAATTTTGCAGCCCTGTCCTTTACTGCCCTTAAAACCTTTTGATGCCCCTTATGAACACCGTCAAATTTACCGAGGGTAACGATGGGCGGTTTTATGTTTTTAAATTTTCTAATGTCCGTGATGATTTGCATAAATAGCGGATAGCGTATAGGAGAAGCG
The DNA window shown above is from Deltaproteobacteria bacterium and carries:
- a CDS encoding bifunctional riboflavin kinase/FAD synthetase, whose product is MQIITDIRKFKNIKPPIVTLGKFDGVHKGHQKVLRAVKDRAAKLKFPSVVYTFEPHPLKIVAPHKSPLLLTTLKEKIELIKASGIDYLILARFTKEFASQHPGEFAEDVLVKQLKAKEVWVGHDYAFGKGRTGTIEYLKELGKKFGFKVSVIPACKKRGIIISSSKIREYIRYGKVREAAGFLGRPYAVSGKVVKGRNIGRHLGFPTANIEIHNELIPKDGIYAVLALLGNKIYKGAVNIGIAPTFHTNKRAVEAHIINFKQNIYGKKLKIEFIQRLRGEKTFKSAKGLANQIKRDVEKVKKILK